GCTGATAGCCTGCGCGCTCCCGCGCGCCCGACGCGCGCACCGAGGAGCGGCCATGAGCGACGCGCTGTCGAAGGAGTTCGAGCGGGCCATCGACGCCGTGTGCGACGAGCAGGGCTGGAAGCGGACGCGCGACGAGATCGAGGTGCCGATCGACGGCGGCCGCCGCCAGATCGTGACGCTCGACGCGTTCGAGTTCGACGACGAGCCGCTCGTGCGTCTCGCCTCGGGGATCGGGCCGACCGAGCACATCGACCCGCTCCACCTCAACACCGCCCTGCGCCTCAACTACGGCCTTCCGCACGGCGCGCTCGCGCTGCGCGGCGACCAGCTCGTCCTCGTCGACACGCTGATGGCCGACGACCCGGACCGCGAGGAGATCGAGGCCGTGCTCCGCTACCTCGCCGAGACGGCCGACCACTTCGAGCGCACGATCTTCGGGACCGACGAGGTCTGAGCGGCGCGCCGCACGCGCGCGCCGCGCTCAGTCGAGGAGCGCCAGCAGGTCCTCGCGCGTCAGCCCCGCTGCGGTGGCGTCGTCGCCGCCCTCGCCGAGCGCGGCCAGTGCGAGCGCGCGCTTGCTCTCGTGCAGCGCGAGGATGCGCTCCTCGACCGTGTCCTGTGCGACGAGCCGGTGCACGACGACCGGGCGCGTCTGTCCGATGCGGTGCGCGCGGTCGGCCGCCTGCTGCTCGACGGCCGGGTTCCACCACGGGTCGACGAGGAAGACGTGGTCGGCGGCGGTGAGGTTGAGCCCCGTCCCGCCGGCGCGCAGCGACACGAGCATCACCGGCACCTCGCCCGCCTGGAAGCGCGCGACCACGGCGTCGCGGTCGCGCGTCGCGCCGTCGAGGCGAACCCACGGGATGCCAGCGGCGTCGAGCGCGGCCGCGATGCGATCGAGCAGCGACGTCCACTGCGAGAACACGAGCGCGCGGTGATCGTCGTCGCGCGCCTCCTCGAGCCGCGCGACGAGCAGCTCGAGCTTCGACGACGCGGGCGGCGCGCCGACGCCCGGGACGAGCGCCGCGTCGCACGCCGCCTGGCGCAGGCGCAGCAGCACCTCGAGCGCGGGCATCAGGCTGCCGCCGGCGCGCAGCGCGTCGAGCGCCGCGGCGAGGCCGGCCGCGCGCACGGCGTCGTACACGGCGCGCTCCTCGTCGGAGAGCGCGAAGCGCAGCACCACGTCCGTGCGCGGCGGCAGCTCGCGCGCGACGTCGCGCTTGAGTCGCCGCAGCACGAACGGCGCGATGCGCTCGCGCAGCCGCGCCGCCGCCTCCGCGTCGCCGTTCGCGACCGGCCGCGCGACGCGCTCGCGGAAGTCGGCGCGCCCGCCGAGCAGGCCCGGGTTCAGGAAGTGGAGCAGGCTCCACAGCTCCTCGAGGCGGTTCTCGACCGGCGTGCCCGTGAGCGCGACGCGCTGCTGCGCGCGCAGGCGGAACGCGGCCTGCGCGGCCTGGCTCTCCGGGTTCTTGATCTGCTGCGCCTCGTCGAGCACGACCGCGTCCCACGCCACGGCGGCGAGCGCGTCGGCGTCGAGCCGCAGCAGCGCGTAGCTCGTGAGCGTGACGTCGGCCGCCGGGTCGAGCGCGCGCGCCGGCCCGTGGTAGAGCGCGACGCGCAGCCCGGGCCGGAAGCGCGCCGCCTCGTCGCGCCAGTTGCCGAGCACGCTCGTCGGCGCGACGACGAGCGCGCGGCCGCGCAGCGCGCAGAGCGTCTGCAGCGTCTTGCCGAGGCCCATGTCGTCGGCGAGGAGCGCGCCGAGCCCGGCGTCGCGCAGGAACGCGAGCCAGTCGACGCCCGCGCGTTGATAGGCGCGCAGCTCGGCCGCGAGGTCGGCGGGGAGCGCCGCCGGCGGGATGCCGCGGAAGTCGTCGACGAGCGGGCGCAGGCGCTCGAAGGCGGGCGGCGGCGGGAGGTCGAGGTCGGCGCACAGGCGCGCGAGGTCGGGCAGCGCGCAGGCGGCCACCTCGCCGCGCGCGTCGCGCGCGGCGAGCAGGTCGGCGACGCGCGCGCCGTGGCGCGCGAGGAAGTCGCGCGGCAGCGGCGCGAAGCCGCCGCCGGCGAGCGCGACGAGCGACTCGCCGCGCTGCCACGCGTCGATCACCGCGCGCGCGTCCGCGCTCCGCGCGCCGCCGCGCGCGGCGCCCGCACCTCGCTCGCCTCCGTCGTCGTCGCCGCCGCCCGCGACGAACGCGACGTCGAAGCGCCCGCCGTCGACGGCGATCCGCGCCTCGAGCGGCGCCGTCCGGTGGAACGCCTCGTGCGCGCGGCCCGCGACCGCGCCTCGCCACGTCGCGAGCCTCCCGGCGAGCTCGATCGCGTCCTCGCCGGCCAGCTCGACGCGCCGCCCGGGCGCGAGCCCGAGCTCGCGCGCGACGCGCTCGGCCGCGACGCGCTCGGCCTCGAGGTCGCGCACGGGAACCGCGCTCCCGCCGAGCGCCACGAGCTTCCCCGCGTCGACGCGCGCGACGGGCGGGTCGCCGTAGACGAGCGTCGCGAGCGCCGAGAGCGCGTCGCCGCGCCGCTCGGTCTCGACGCGCACGCGCGGGGTGGCGACGTCCGTCGTGCGCGGCAGGCGCCGCGTGCGCACGTCGACCTCGATGCGCTCCGCGAGCGACGGGATCACCTCGGTCGCGAGGCGCAGCGCATCGTCGGCGGCGAACGCGAGGCCCGGCCCGAGGTCGTGCAGCTCGCGTCCCGTGAGCCCCGCCGCGCCGACCGGGCGCAGCACGTCGCCGCAGCGCACGAGGCCGACGCGGAAGCGCTCGTCGATGCCGGCCGGCTCGGCGAGCCGCGCGCGGAAGCCCGGGCCCGCGTCCTCGACGACGACGAGCGGACGCACGGGCTCGGGGTCGAAGCGCACGGGCGCGCCGTCGAGCCGCACGTCCTCGCAGCGCGACAGCGGCTCGACGAGCCTGCGCAGCGACGGCTCGTCGAGCGCGCCGCGCCGGCGCGCGCCGAGCGCGAGCTCGACGGCCACGTCGGCCTGCGTCGCCGCGAACGGCGGCCCTTCGACGCGCCCCTTCGCGAGCGCGTCGAGCGTGCTCTCGAGGCGGTGCACGCGCTCGCCGCCGTCGGCGGGGGTCGCGATCTCGCGCTCGAGCTCGAGCCCGCCGCCGGGCGCGCGCGCGAGGCGGTAGCGCAGGCGCCCGGGCGGCGGCGCCGCGCTCGCGGCGGCGAGCGGCTCGCCGCGCTGCCGCGCGCGCCGCACGGCGATCACCGCCGCGGCGGCGTGCTCGCAGGCGTCCGCCTGGCTCCCGCAGTCGCAGTCCCAGTCCTCGTCGTCGGGGTAGAGCGCGACGCTCGCCGCGACGGTGTGTCCGGGGACGCGCACGGAGAGGCGCAGCTCGTCGCTGCCGTCGCCGTCGCGGCCCGCGTCGCCGGCCACGCAGCCCGCGCGCGCGAGCTCGACGCCGCGCGACCACGCGTTCGCGCCGCACGCCGCGCGGATGGCCTCGAAGAGCTCCTGCACGCGGCCGCCCGGGCGCTCGCCTAACGTCGCCCGTCGGCCGCGCGCGCGGACGCGGCGTCCCAGGCGGCGAGCTCGGCGCGCAGGCGCTCGGGCGTGTTGCGCGAGGGGTCGGCGGCGGTGAAGGCGCCGAGGTGGCGGAGCGCCTCGCCGACGCGGCGCCCGGGCCCGCAGCCGAGCGCCTCCATCACCTCCTCGCCCGAGAGCGCGAGCGCCCTGCGCTGTGCGGTGCGGGCGCGCGCGGCGGCCACGCGCGCGAGCGCCGCCTCGAGCGCGCCGAGCGCCGCGCGCGCGCGCGCGGCGTTCGCCTCGGGCACGACGCCGCTCGCGAGCTCGGCGCGCCGCAGCGCGAACGCGACCGCGAGGCCGTCGCTCCCGAGGCGGCGCTCGAGGCGCGCCACCTGCGCGTCGCGCCGCGGGTCGACGGCGCGCTCGAGCGGGTGGTGGGCGATCCAGTCGAGCACGCGCTGCGAGCGCTCGATGCCGAAGCGCCAGTCGCGCAGCCAGGCGGCCGCGTCGCCCTCGAGCCACGCGGCGAGGCGCGGCTCGAGCGCGCGCGGGAGCGCGTCGATCCACGCGGCCGCGCCGGGCCGCGTCGGCGCGATGCGCGCGGCGAGGCCCGTCCGCTCGGCCAGCGCGAGCGCGCGGCCCGCGAAGCGCCCCGTGAGCATGCGCGCGAGCTCGCCGCGCCCGTGCGCGCGCTGCGCGAGCGAGAAACGCGGTGCCGCCTCGGCGAGCGCCTTCTCGAGCGCCTCGTCGGCCGCGTAGCCGTCCTCGCCGACGAGCCGCAGCGCGCGCAGCGCGGCGCACGGCGACGCGGCGAGGGCCGCGCGCGCATCGCCCGCGCACCGCAGCACGCGCGCGCGCCGATCGCGTTCGCCCCCGAACGGGTCGATCGCGCGCCCGGTCGCGGCGTCGAGCGCGACGGCGTGCGCGGTGAACGCCGCGCGCGCGAGCGCGTCGGGCCCGAGCGCGACGCCGCAGTGCACGTCGAGCGTGCCGAGCGGCCGGTCGCGCCCCGTCTCGCCCGACAGCGCGACCGCGACGACGACGCCGGGGGCCGTCGCGATCGGGACGCCGCGCGGGAAGTGCTCGAGCACTTCCTGGGGCGACGCGTCGGTGAGCGCCAGCGCCGAGGGCAGGGCGCGGCCCGCGGCCGGGCCGTCGTCCGCGCCGAGGCCGTCGGCCCGGTCGCGCTCGCGCGCGAGCGGCTCGCCCGCGAGCCACGCGTCGCGGCCGCGCTCGCACAGGCCGCGGAGCGCGCGCTGCGCGGCGATGCCGAGCGCGCCGTCGGCGCGCGGCGCCGTCGTGGATCCGGCGTTCTCGGACATGGCGCGCGAGTGTAGGCGGCGGGGACAAGGTCGCCCGCGCGCGATACAACGCGGCCGTGGCGGCGAGGCGCAAGCAGAGGAACGCGCGGCGCGGAGCGAGCGGTGGCCGGCCCGTCGGCCGCCCGCGCGCCGAAGCGCGGTCGGGCGGCGAGCGCCGCGACGGCGCCGACGGGCGAGAAAGCGACGGGCGCGATCGCGCGGGGCGCGAAGGCGAGCGGCGCGAGGGCGGGCGCGATCGCGCGGGGCGCGAAGGCGAGCGGCGCGAGGGCGACGGGCGCGAGCGCGGGCGCGCGTCCGCGCAGTGGCCCGAGAGGCTCTGCTTCCGCGCGCCGGCGAGTGCGCCCGGGACGTCGGCCGGCGCGCTCCTCGCGCGCGCTCGCCGAGTGGACGCCCGCTGCGCGCGCGCGCGCCTCGCCGCCGGTGGCGCCGCGCGGCTCGAGGGCGGCGTCGAGCGCGTCCTCCGCGCGAGCGACGAGCTCGTTCCGCCGGGCGCCGAGGTGCGCGTCGCGCTCGCGCGCGGCGAGCGCGACGCACTCGCGTCGGGCGAGCGCGACGAGATCGCCTTCGCGTCGGGCGGCGCGCCGCGCGCGGCGGAGCGCGCGGCGCTGCTCGCGCTCGTCGCGACGCCGCCCTGGCCGCGCGGGTCGCTCGCAGTCCCGCGCGCGCCGCGCGCCGCGGGCCGCGGCCGCGAGCGGGACGGCGCCCCGGTGCATCGCGGCGGATCGCGTTCGCCGTCGAGCGCGAGGGCGGCGGTCTCGCCTGGCTCCGCATCGAGCCGGAAGAGCGGGCTGCGCCGGACCGGGCCGCCGCACCGGGAGCCCGCGCCGACGCTCTCCCGATCTCGGTGCGCGACGTGCTCGATGCGCTCGCCGCGCTCGGGATGCCCGTCGTGGGCGACCGGCTGGCCGGTGGCGTGCTGGTCGACGACGACGCGCCCGGGTCGCCGGGCGGCGCGGCGCTCGCGCGCGGCGGTGCGCACCGCGCGCAGTGGCGGCGCGCGGCGATCGGCGCGGACGGAAGCGTGGCCCGGGTGCCCGCGATCGCGCCGGCGCTCGCGCGCGCGGCGGCCGGGCTCGGCGCGCCGGCCTCCGAGCGCGGCGCGCCGCCCGTGCCACTGCGCATCTCGCACGCCGCGGCGCGCGCGCTCGCGCGCGGCCATCCCTGGGTGCTGCGCGATCCGGGCTGCGACGACGCGCTCGCCCATCGCCCGGGCGCGCTCGTCGAGCTGCGCGACCGCGAGCGGGGCGACCGCGCGATTGCACTCGCCCTCGCCGACGGCGACGGGACGTGCGTGGCGCGCTGCCTGCCGCGCGGCGCGGCCGGGGCGTCGATCGAGCAGCGCGTCGACGCGGCGATCGCGCGCCGCGGCGCGCTCGCGTTCCCGCCCGCGCGGGCGACCGCGGCCGCGCGGACGGATCGCGGGACGCGGACGAGCCCGGCGACGCGACGCGCCCCCGGCGGCGGACGCGACGCGACCGACGCCGTGCGCCTCGTGCACGGCGAGGCGGACGCGCTTCCCGGGCTCGCGATCGACCGGCTCGGGCCGGCGCTGCGCGCGCTCGTCGTCGGGCGGGCCGGGCTCGGGATCGCGCGCGTCGCGCTCGCGCGCGCGGCCGAGCGGCTCGAGGCCGAGCTCGGCTGCGCGTGCGTCGCGATCGAGGTCGTCCACGTGCGCGCGCCGGCCGCGGCGCGCGGCGCCGCGCTCGTGCAGGCGAGCGTCGTGCGCGGCGACGCCGCGTGGCTCGCGCGCGACGGGGAAGGGCGGTTCGAGGTGCGCGAGCGCGGGCTCGCCTTCGGCGTCGAGCCGGGCCTCGCCGACCCGACGCGCGCGATGCCCGGCGTCGGGCTCTTCCTCGACCAGCGCGACAACCGCGAGCGCCTCGCGCGCTTCGCGCGCGCGACGGGCGGGGGGCGCTGGCTCAACCTCTTCGCGCACACCGGCGCGTTCAGCGTGGCGCTGCTCGCGGCGGGCGCGGCCGAGGTGACGAGCGTCGACCTCTCGGCGCGCTACCTGCGCTGGCTCGACGACAACCTCGCGCGCAACCGCGCGCGCGGCGTCGACGCGCGCCGCCACGTCGCCGCGCGCCGCGACGGGCGCCGCTTCCTCGAGGTGCTCGGCGCGCGCGAGCGCTTCCGCGGAATCGTCCTCGACCCGCCGACCGCGGCAGCCGCTGGGCGCAAACACTGGTCCATTCGCAAGGACTTGCAGCCACTCGTCGAGAAGGCACTCGAGCATCTCGAGCCGGGCGGCCGGCTGCTCGTGTGCCGCAACGACCGCGCGCGCCGCGGGCCGTCGCTCGGGGACGCGTGCGAGGCGGCGGCGCGCGCGGCCGGAGTGCGGCTCGCGCGCCTCGACGCGGCACCGCCCGGGCCCGACTTCCCGTCGCTCCCGGGGTTTCCGGAGGGCGACCCGTTCCGGGGCGTGCTGCTCGAGCGCGCGCCGTGAGCGCGCGCGGCCGCCGCTACCCTCGCGCGGTGCCCGCCTTCGCGCTCCGCCCGTTCGTGTTCGCCGCCGGCTCGCGGGGCGCGCGCTCGTCGCGCGCGCGGCCGGGCGTGCGCGCAGTCGCCGCGCTCGCGCTCGCCGTCGGCCTCGCGCTCGGCGCGGCCCCCGCGTTCGCGCGCGACCCGGGCTTCGCGTTCGAGCTCGACCTCGCCGAGCAGCGCCTTCGCGTGCGCGATGCGCGCACGGGCGAGGAGGCGGACGAGATCCGCGTCGCCGTCGGCTCGCCCGCGCACCCGACCCCGCGCGGCTCGTTCAAGCTCGGGCGCGTGATCCTGCGGCCGACGTGGACCCCCGGCGCGGCGGCGCTCGCGAACGGCGCCGAGCCCGAGGACGCCTCGCTCGGCTCGCCGATGGGCGTCGCGAAGATCCCGTTCGCCGAGGGCGGCTCGATCGCCCTGCACGGCGGCGGCGACCCCGACGTGCTCGGCAAGCCCGTGTCGAGCGGCTGCGTGCGCGCGTCCGACGCCGACCTGCTGCGGCTGATCGTGTGGCTGCACCTGCGCGGCGGCCTCGGGCCGGCGATCGAGCGCGCCGACGGCGAGCTCCACCGGGGCTTCGCGCGGCCCGCGCGGCTGCGCGTCGAGTAGATCGCGCGCGGGCCGTCGCGGCGCGCGGCGCGCGCGGGCCGGCAGCGGAAGAAGGTGCCGATCTCCCGCGCGTCCCCTGCCTCCAGCTCCTTCGAGAGACGAACGCCCAGGCTTCTGGAATCGCTGGGGTTTCTGGGTGCGCGGTCCGCGCAGTGCGGAATTCTCGAACACAATCGCCCCCGCCGGACCACCCAGCAGCGAACGGGCCGCCCTGCGCGGCGGCTCCGCGCACGTGCGCGACGTCTCCGCGCGCTCCCCGAGCGGCGGCGACGAACGCGTGCGGCGCGCTCGCCGGAGTGGTGGAAATGCGGATTCGGATGCTCTCGCGGCTCTCGTTCTCGCGATCGCTCTCACTCTCGACGGGCACGGCGCTCGCCTGCCTCGTCGCGCTCGCCGTCGGGCTCGTCGCGCCCGACGTCGCGCGCGCGACCACGGTGTCGTTCCGCTCGGATGCGGCCGGCAGCACGGGCTTCGACAACACGTCGCTGATGCTCACGCCGACGCACACGATCGCGTTCGCGGACTGGATGTCGGCCGGCGCGATGCCGGGCCTCGCGATCGAGATCGCGGAGGTGCAGTGCCTGCGCCTGCAGAGCGACCCGATCGGAACGTGCAACATGTCGCTGCCGCTCGGCGCCGGGCCGTTCGCGTCGGACGTGACGTGGAATCTCACGAACAACTCGGGTCTGTCCGGCCCCGCGTTGCTCTTCTTCTCGGGCGTTGCGATGTTCGACCCGAGCGTCTCCGCCTCGTACGACCCGACCCAGATCCGCATCATCGTCGACCCCGCCGTCGCCAAGGTCGTGCAGTACAGCGTGGGCTCGACGGACTACTTCTACCTCGGGTTCGAGATCGCCGACTTCAGCCAGCCGGTGACGTTCACGTACGAGGTCGACGCGCAGCAGCTGGCGGGAGGAACGCCCAAATTGCTCGTGAACTCGGCCTTCAACGTGGTGCCGGAGCCGTCGACGTCGCTGCTGCTGACGTTCGGCCTCGGCGGTCTCTCCTGGCTCGGGCGCGCGCGCCGGAGCGCATGACGATGCACGGCGGCGCCCTCTCGCGCCCGGGCGAGCGAGCCCGGGCGGTGCGCGCGTGCGGCGCGCTCGTCGCGGTGCTCGCCGCCGCGATGCTGGCGGCGCCCGCGTCGCGCGCCGACGACCGCGCGACCGTTCTCCAGCTGCGCGCCGAGCGCCTCGCCAATGCGGGGAAGTGCGACGAGGCGATCGCGCTGCTCGACGGCGCGCCCGCCGAGGCGCGCGCCTCGGCGGCCCACCTGCGGCTTCGCGGCCAGTGCCAGATCGAGCTGCGCGACTTCGCGGGCGCGGCCGCATCGCTGCGCGCCGCGCGCGACGCGGACGCGACGCTCGCCGACACCGACCTGATGCTCGGCATCGCGCTCTATCACACGGACGATCTCGCGGGCGCGCGCGCCGCGCTCGACGCCGCCGCCGGCCACACGCAGCGCGAGGCCGAGCTCGAGCTCTACCGCGGTCTCGTGCTGCTGCGCAGCTCGCAGACGCGCGAGGCGGCGCTCGCGCTCGAGCGCGCGCGCCGGGCGGACCCGGACAAGGTCGAGCCCGTCGCCTCGTACTACGCGGCGCTCGCGTGGCACGCGGAGCGCGAGCGCGAACGCGCGCGCTCCGCGCTCGCGCGCGTGCGCGACCTCGACCCCGACGGCCCGTGGGCCGAGCAGGCGCAGCAGGCGCTGCGCACGGAGACAGGGACCGACCCGTGGTGGGCCGCGCTGACGCTCGGCGTCGAGTACGACGACAACGTCGTGCTGCGCGCCACCGGCGACACGCAGCGCGACGAGGACGACTTCCGCGCGGTGGCGCTGCTCGGGTGGGGCGTGCGCCTGCTCGAGGCCGAGGGCTGGTCGGGCGGCGTCACGGGCTCGTACACGGGCTGGGCGCACTTCGACCAGAGCGACTTCGACCTCCACTACCCGACGATCGGCGCGTGGCTCGACCGCGAGCTCGGCGCCGACACGCTGCTGCGCTTCCGGTACGACTTCGGATACGCGTGGATCGACTACGACCCGTTCCTCGCGGTGCACAGCGGGCGGGTGTCGCTGCTCCACGACTGGGCGGGCCCGGGCACGACCGAGGTCTTCGTCGAGGGCGCGAACGAGGAGTACCTGTTCAGCCGCCGCGCGATCCACGCGCTGCCCGCGGCGGCGCCGGCGGTGATCGCCTACCAGGACCGCGACGGCGAGCGCGTCTCGACGGGCGTCGAGCACAGCGTCCCGCTCGGCGCGCTCGGTGCGACGGCGCGCGCGGGCTACACCTACTCGCGCTACTGGGCGGACGGCCGCGAGTGGGACCACGACAGCCACCGCGCCCACGTCGGCGGCTCGGCCGTCCTGCCGTGGAGCCTGCTGCTCGACGTCGAGGGCGCGTTCGCGTTCCACGCGCACCGCTACCCGAGCTCGTTCACCGACCCGCCGGCGCTCTTCGCGATCCCGGCGGCGTCCGCGGCCGACCGGCGCGACCGCATCTGGACGGCCGGCGCCTCGCTCGAGAAGGCCGTCACCGAGCAGGTCGCGGTGTCCACTCGTTATTCGTACACGCACTCGCGTTCGAACGCGGGCTACTTCGACTACGACCGCCACGTCGTCGGTGCGTACGTGACGGTCCGGCTCCCGTAGCGCGCGGCGCTGCGGGGCCATGGAAGCGTGAAGGGAGGATCCCAATGCAGGTCGATCGGACGGGTGTCGTCTCCTTCGTTCTGGTGTTGATCGGGGCGCTGATCGTGCTCGCGCAGCAGGCGCTCGCGGCGGACGGCGCCGAGGTGGCCCGCGTCGTGGGCATCCGCGGCGCGGTGTCGGTGCAGTCGCCCGGCGAGGCGGCGCGGCCGCTCGGCTACGACGGCGTCGTGCGCGACGGCGACACGGTCGCGACGTCGGCCGGCGCGGGCGTCGGGCTGCTCGCGGGCAGCCACTACGTCGGGCTCGACGAGGGCACGACCGCGACGATCGGGCGCGCCGCGAACGGCGCGCCCGAGGTACAGGTCGCGACCGGCCGCGCGCGCGTGCTCGACTCGGGCGACGGCGCGCCGGCGCGGCTCGGCGCGGGCGCGCTCCTCGCGGCGAACGCCGGCGGCGACACCGACGCGTTCGCGTTCGCCGAGAAGGGCGGGCTCGTCTCGATGATCTGCCCGACCGAGGGGCCGGTGACGGCCGCGCGCGG
This genomic interval from Myxococcota bacterium contains the following:
- a CDS encoding DEAD/DEAH box helicase; its protein translation is MQELFEAIRAACGANAWSRGVELARAGCVAGDAGRDGDGSDELRLSVRVPGHTVAASVALYPDDEDWDCDCGSQADACEHAAAAVIAVRRARQRGEPLAAASAAPPPGRLRYRLARAPGGGLELEREIATPADGGERVHRLESTLDALAKGRVEGPPFAATQADVAVELALGARRRGALDEPSLRRLVEPLSRCEDVRLDGAPVRFDPEPVRPLVVVEDAGPGFRARLAEPAGIDERFRVGLVRCGDVLRPVGAAGLTGRELHDLGPGLAFAADDALRLATEVIPSLAERIEVDVRTRRLPRTTDVATPRVRVETERRGDALSALATLVYGDPPVARVDAGKLVALGGSAVPVRDLEAERVAAERVARELGLAPGRRVELAGEDAIELAGRLATWRGAVAGRAHEAFHRTAPLEARIAVDGGRFDVAFVAGGGDDDGGERGAGAARGGARSADARAVIDAWQRGESLVALAGGGFAPLPRDFLARHGARVADLLAARDARGEVAACALPDLARLCADLDLPPPPAFERLRPLVDDFRGIPPAALPADLAAELRAYQRAGVDWLAFLRDAGLGALLADDMGLGKTLQTLCALRGRALVVAPTSVLGNWRDEAARFRPGLRVALYHGPARALDPAADVTLTSYALLRLDADALAAVAWDAVVLDEAQQIKNPESQAAQAAFRLRAQQRVALTGTPVENRLEELWSLLHFLNPGLLGGRADFRERVARPVANGDAEAAARLRERIAPFVLRRLKRDVARELPPRTDVVLRFALSDEERAVYDAVRAAGLAAALDALRAGGSLMPALEVLLRLRQAACDAALVPGVGAPPASSKLELLVARLEEARDDDHRALVFSQWTSLLDRIAAALDAAGIPWVRLDGATRDRDAVVARFQAGEVPVMLVSLRAGGTGLNLTAADHVFLVDPWWNPAVEQQAADRAHRIGQTRPVVVHRLVAQDTVEERILALHESKRALALAALGEGGDDATAAGLTREDLLALLD
- a CDS encoding class I SAM-dependent methyltransferase, translated to MRDVLDALAALGMPVVGDRLAGGVLVDDDAPGSPGGAALARGGAHRAQWRRAAIGADGSVARVPAIAPALARAAAGLGAPASERGAPPVPLRISHAAARALARGHPWVLRDPGCDDALAHRPGALVELRDRERGDRAIALALADGDGTCVARCLPRGAAGASIEQRVDAAIARRGALAFPPARATAAARTDRGTRTSPATRRAPGGGRDATDAVRLVHGEADALPGLAIDRLGPALRALVVGRAGLGIARVALARAAERLEAELGCACVAIEVVHVRAPAAARGAALVQASVVRGDAAWLARDGEGRFEVRERGLAFGVEPGLADPTRAMPGVGLFLDQRDNRERLARFARATGGGRWLNLFAHTGAFSVALLAAGAAEVTSVDLSARYLRWLDDNLARNRARGVDARRHVAARRDGRRFLEVLGARERFRGIVLDPPTAAAAGRKHWSIRKDLQPLVEKALEHLEPGGRLLVCRNDRARRGPSLGDACEAAARAAGVRLARLDAAPPGPDFPSLPGFPEGDPFRGVLLERAP
- a CDS encoding L,D-transpeptidase codes for the protein MPAFALRPFVFAAGSRGARSSRARPGVRAVAALALAVGLALGAAPAFARDPGFAFELDLAEQRLRVRDARTGEEADEIRVAVGSPAHPTPRGSFKLGRVILRPTWTPGAAALANGAEPEDASLGSPMGVAKIPFAEGGSIALHGGGDPDVLGKPVSSGCVRASDADLLRLIVWLHLRGGLGPAIERADGELHRGFARPARLRVE
- a CDS encoding PEP-CTERM sorting domain-containing protein, with the protein product MLSRLSFSRSLSLSTGTALACLVALAVGLVAPDVARATTVSFRSDAAGSTGFDNTSLMLTPTHTIAFADWMSAGAMPGLAIEIAEVQCLRLQSDPIGTCNMSLPLGAGPFASDVTWNLTNNSGLSGPALLFFSGVAMFDPSVSASYDPTQIRIIVDPAVAKVVQYSVGSTDYFYLGFEIADFSQPVTFTYEVDAQQLAGGTPKLLVNSAFNVVPEPSTSLLLTFGLGGLSWLGRARRSA